In the genome of Leptolyngbya subtilissima AS-A7, one region contains:
- a CDS encoding MotA/TolQ/ExbB proton channel family protein, giving the protein MNIPELFARGGPAMWPLLLLSILAVGTILERIWFWSRILTREREVSGRVLEAARRDWAAAADISYRSAALPMGRFLSAPLKLQSPDPEVFRLALETSANEELLAMSRGEKILEAVATLSPLLGLLGTVLGLINSLSSIQITDLGSGDATAGTSLGISEALISTATGLIIAITALAFYRLFQGFVFGQAKMFRQAGSELELLYRQSWAHLHGVSPMPVPVPVPADALVEPNSSVLDATPSAENPSL; this is encoded by the coding sequence GTGAATATACCTGAGCTATTTGCCCGTGGCGGTCCTGCCATGTGGCCGCTGCTCCTACTCTCAATCTTGGCTGTGGGCACCATTTTGGAGCGCATCTGGTTTTGGTCGCGCATTTTGACCCGCGAACGCGAGGTGTCTGGGCGTGTGTTGGAGGCCGCCCGTCGCGACTGGGCGGCGGCGGCCGATATCTCTTATCGCTCTGCGGCACTGCCTATGGGGCGGTTTTTGTCGGCTCCCCTCAAACTGCAATCCCCCGATCCAGAAGTGTTTCGTCTGGCCCTAGAAACTTCGGCCAACGAAGAACTGCTGGCTATGAGCCGGGGCGAAAAAATTCTTGAGGCCGTTGCTACCCTGTCCCCTTTGCTGGGCTTGTTGGGTACCGTGTTGGGCCTGATCAACTCCTTAAGTTCTATTCAAATTACTGACCTGGGCAGCGGGGATGCCACCGCAGGTACCTCGTTGGGTATCAGCGAGGCGCTGATTAGTACCGCTACCGGCCTGATTATTGCTATTACCGCCCTAGCCTTTTATCGGTTGTTTCAGGGGTTTGTGTTTGGCCAAGCCAAGATGTTCCGCCAAGCGGGTAGCGAGCTAGAGCTGCTTTACCGGCAGAGCTGGGCCCATCTCCACGGGGTGTCGCCCATGCCAGTGCCGGTGCCGGTGCCCGCAGACGCCCTGGTTGAGCCAAATTCCTCTGTGCTCGATGCTACGCCATCTGCGGAGAACCCCTCACTATGA